The following are encoded in a window of Mycobacteroides chelonae CCUG 47445 genomic DNA:
- a CDS encoding DUF5318 family protein, translated as MRLQRQVVDYALKRRSLLAEVYSGRTGVAEVCDANPYLLRAAKFHGKSSAVVCPICRKEQLTLVSWVFGEHLGAVSGSARTAEELVLLATRYSEFAVHVVEVCRTCSWNHLVKSYVMGALPAPKGTTPRQRTTRARTASE; from the coding sequence GTGCGATTGCAGAGACAGGTGGTGGATTACGCGCTCAAGCGGCGATCCCTGCTGGCTGAGGTCTATTCCGGGCGTACCGGCGTGGCCGAAGTCTGCGACGCGAACCCGTATCTGCTCCGTGCGGCCAAGTTCCACGGCAAATCGAGTGCGGTGGTCTGCCCGATCTGTCGCAAGGAGCAACTGACGCTGGTGTCGTGGGTTTTCGGCGAGCATCTGGGCGCGGTATCCGGCTCGGCCCGTACGGCCGAGGAACTGGTGCTGCTGGCCACGCGGTACTCGGAGTTCGCCGTGCACGTTGTCGAGGTATGCCGGACCTGCAGTTGGAATCATTTGGTGAAGTCGTATGTCATGGGCGCCCTCCCGGCGCCGAAGGGGACCACCCCACGTCAGCGAACAACTCGTGCCCGGACGGCCAGTGAATAG
- a CDS encoding DUF1707 SHOCT-like domain-containing protein, with translation MATRAKDSDRDVTCKALDAAFGDGQLSSEEHRQRIAVATRAQTLGELNGVVSDLQIAALPAQVPIPPPQRRRWPAIVVTAVVAAALGAGVSAYVTRPVPPDPGAAADGIAPVMIAPTKLFSVPGLSGLLDQMRAKFGDTVGIELTVRSNNAALVRIESTDPNLPITYPYQGGFRDGGAMPGTWRNVRIGDLSRFDPVKIIGVLRGAPDTLNVPGAGEGGTVMVIKPNDEGVDITITVSERDRTGRMVVAGNGEPKEVVPAS, from the coding sequence ATGGCGACCCGTGCCAAGGATTCCGACCGAGACGTCACGTGCAAGGCGCTCGACGCCGCCTTCGGCGACGGCCAGCTCTCCTCGGAGGAACACCGTCAGCGGATCGCCGTCGCCACCCGTGCACAGACTCTCGGCGAGCTCAACGGCGTGGTCTCCGATCTGCAAATCGCCGCCCTCCCGGCCCAGGTACCCATTCCCCCGCCGCAGCGGCGCCGCTGGCCGGCCATCGTCGTCACCGCTGTCGTTGCCGCCGCCCTCGGCGCCGGGGTGAGTGCCTATGTCACGCGGCCGGTGCCGCCGGACCCGGGGGCAGCCGCCGACGGCATCGCTCCCGTCATGATCGCCCCGACGAAGTTGTTCTCCGTCCCGGGACTGTCCGGCCTGCTGGACCAGATGCGCGCAAAGTTCGGCGACACCGTCGGCATCGAACTGACGGTCCGCTCCAACAACGCGGCGCTGGTCCGCATCGAATCCACCGATCCGAACCTGCCCATCACGTACCCGTATCAGGGCGGGTTTCGTGATGGCGGCGCGATGCCCGGTACCTGGCGCAACGTTCGGATCGGAGACCTCAGCCGATTCGATCCGGTCAAAATCATCGGGGTTCTTCGTGGAGCACCCGACACCCTGAATGTGCCCGGCGCCGGCGAGGGCGGCACCGTCATGGTGATCAAGCCCAACGACGAGGGCGTCGACATCACCATCACCGTCTCGGAGCGGGACCGGACAGGGCGAATGGTCGTCGCGGGTAACGGCGAGCCCAAAGAGGTCGTGCCCGCATCCTGA